In Lutra lutra chromosome 6, mLutLut1.2, whole genome shotgun sequence, the following are encoded in one genomic region:
- the TTLL2 gene encoding probable tubulin polyglutamylase TTLL2, translated as MAEDRALGPAGKPLVFRVDDSTPEVVQSVLLERGWDKFEQGGQDVEGWNLYWRTSSFRMAEHANIKPWQHLNHHPGTTRLTRKDHLAKHLRHMKKTYGAALDEFIPLTFVMPNDYSKFVAEYFREKHRAGGARSCWICKPAERSRGRGILIFRDIKDLVFDDTYVVQKYICNPLLVGRYKCDLRIYVCVTGFQPLTIYIYQEGLARFATEKFDLGNLRNSHAHLTNSSINKCGASYGKVKEVVGHGCKWTLSRFFSYLRSWDVDDLLLWQKINHVVILTVLAIAPSVPVAANCFELFGFDILVDDNLKPWLLEVNFSPALSIDCSADASVKRKLIHDTIELIYLRSPRNERAEWREGAKGRHSVSLAKLHAGRLNKPGSTRPSEALLQRTGRTLEDESAVKKDLKICPENKHASQPREMVSGRKDLLLSTKEPPRTKAKLTGRHSTYHKTLLPFMSLIQSCGGRTSVSPCVPLDSSNVPGLQAGNFVLIFPFNEATYGASRNGLNVRRIIQELRKLMNKQHPHVVDMEAKRR; from the coding sequence ATGGCAGAGGACAGAGCTCTGGGGCCTGCCGGGAAGCCACTGGTGTTTCGCGTTGACGACAGCACCCCAGAAGTGGTGCAGAGCGTCCTGCTGGAGCGGGGGTGGGACAAGTTCGAGCAGGGAGGGCAGGACGTGGAAGGCTGGAACCTGTACTGGAGGACCTCCTCCTTCCGCATGGCCGAGCACGCCAACATCAAACCCTGGCAACATCTCAACCACCACCCGggcaccaccaggctcaccaggAAGGACCACCTGGCCAAACACCTGAGGCACATGAAGAAGACGTACGGCGCAGCCCTGGACGAGTTCATCCCCTTGACGTTTGTGATGCCCAACGACTACAGCAAGTTCGTGGCCGAGTACTTCAGGGAGAAGCACCGGGCAGGCGGCGCGCGGAGCTGCTGGATCTGCAAGCCGGCGGAGCGCTCCCGCGGGAGGGGCATCCTCATCTTCAGGGACATCAAAGACTTAGTCTTCGACGACACCTACGTTGTGCAGAAATACATCTGCAACCCTCTGCTTGTGGGCAGGTACAAATGCGACCTCCGCATCTACGTGTGCGTCACCGGCTTTCAGCCTCTGACCATTTACATCTACCAGGAGGGGTTAGCGCGTTTCGCCACGGAGAAGTTCGACCTCGGGAACCTGCGGAACAGCCACGCGCATCTGACCAACAGCAGCATCAATAAGTGCGGCGCCTCCTACGGGAAGGTCAAGGAAGTGGTCGGCCACGGCTGCAAGTGGACCCTCAGCAGGTTCTTCTCCTACCTTCGCAGCTGGGACGTGGACGACCTGCTCCTGTGGCAGAAGATCAACCACGTGGTGATTCTCACGGTGCTCGCCATCGCGCCCTCGGTCCCTGTCGCGGCCAACTGCTTCGAGCTCTTTGGCTTTGATATTTTGGTCGACGACAACTTGAAACCATGGCTTCTGGAGGTCAACTTCAGCCCCGCCCTGTCCATAGACTGCTCGGCGGACGCATCCGTGAAGAGGAAACTTATCCATGACACCATCGAGCTGATTTACTTACGCAGTCCAAGAAACGAGAGGGCAGAATGGCGTGAAGGTGCCAAGGGGAGACACAGCGTCTCCCTCGCCAAGCTGCACGCGGGCAGACTCAACAAGCCTGGCAGCACGCGCCCCTCTGAGGCCCTCTTACAGCGGACGGGTAGAACTTTGGAGGATGAATCTGCCGTGAAGAAAGACCTAAAAATATGCCCTGAAAATAAACATGCGTCCCAGCCGAGGGAAATGGTGAGCGGGAGGAAGGACCTACTTCTGTCCACAAAAGAACCCCCCAGAACCAAGGCAAAGCTAACGGGTAGACACTCGACCTATCATAAGACGCTCCTTCCATTCATGTCGCTCATTCAGTCGTGTGGGGGCAGGACCAGCGTCTCCCCATGTGTCCCCTTGGACAGCAGCAATGTGCCGGGTCTCCAAGCAGGGAATTTCGtgctcatttttcctttcaatgaAGCGACTTATGGAGCCTCTAGGAATGGATTAAATGTCAGAAGAATAATCCAAGAGCTCCGGAAACTCATGAATAAGCAGCATCCCCATGTGGTGGACATGGAAGCAAAAAGAAGGTGA
- the UNC93A gene encoding protein unc-93 homolog A isoform X2, whose protein sequence is MTWTDVTLGMAASPRCWRLLPSSLYSEEGLGVTALSTLYGGVLLSSMFLPPLLIKKFGCKWTIVLSMCCYVAFSLGNFYASWYTLIPTSIVLGLGAAPLWSAQCTYLTIMGNTQAEKVGKVGRDVVNQYFGIFFFIFQSSSVWGNLISSLVFGQTPTQEAIPEEQLLFCGASDCLMATASTNSTQRPSQTLIYTLLGIYTGSGVLAVLLIAVFLEPIKDAQQEGEGEKKLPFWFTLLSTFRLLRDKRLRLLVLLPVYSGFEQAFLAGDYTRSYTTCALGIQFVGYVMICFSATNALCSVLYGRLSQHTGRITLYALGAVTHLSCIVALLLWRPDPRQLAVFFVFSGLWGVADAVWQTQNNVLYGVLFEKDKEAAFSNYRLWEALGFTVAFGYSTFLCVNVKLYILLGVLSLAMVAYGTVEHLEAQSLARPAATEQKKPAEEAVMETAM, encoded by the exons ATGACATGGACAGATGTGACCTTAGGCATGGCTGCGTCCCCACGATGTTGGAGGCTCCTGCCT AGCAGCCTATACAGCGAGGAAGGCCTGGGCGTGACGGCACTCAGCACGCTGTACGGCGGGGTGCTCCTGTCCTCCATGTTCCTCCCGCCGCTCCTGATTAAGAAGTTTGGCTGCAAGTGGACCATCGTCCTCTCCATGTGCTGCTACGTGGCCTTCTCCCTGGGCAACTTCTACGCCAGCTG GTACACCTTGATTCCCACCTCCATAGTGCTAGGTCTCGGAGCAGCCCCGCTGTGGTCCGCCCAGTGCACGTACCTCACCATCATGGGAAACACGCAAGCAGAGAAGGTGGGAAAAGTTGGCCGAGACGTGGTGAACCAGTATTTCGGCATCTTCTTTTTCATATTCCAGTCGTCCAGCGTGTGGGGCAACCTGATCTCATCGCTGGTGTTTGGCCAGACGCCCACGCAAG AGGCCATCCCTGAGGAGCAGCTCCTGTTCTGTGGGGCCAGTGACTGCCTGATGGCCACGGCGTCCACCAACAGCACGCAGCGTCCCTCGCAGACCCTCATCTACACGCTGCTTGGTATCTACACAG GCAGCGGTGTCCTGGCGGTCCTGCTCATAGCCGTGTTCCTCGAACCCATCAAGGACGCTCAGCAGGAaggtgaaggagagaagaaattacCTTTTTGGTTCACCCTCCTGTCGACCTTCAGGCTTCTTCGAGACAAGCGCCTTCGTCTGCTGGTGCTGCTGCCGGTGTACAGCGGGTTCGAGCAAGCCTTCCTCGCGGGCGACTACACCAGG TCCTACACCACCTGCGCCCTCGGGATCCAGTTTGTCGGGTACGTGATGATCTGCTTCTCGGCCACCAACGCACTGTGCTCCGTGCTGTACGGAAGGCTCTCCCAGCACACAGGCAGGATCACGCTCTACGCGCTGG GTGCAGTGACCCACCTGTCCTGCATTGTCGCCCTCTTGCTCTGGAGACCTGACCCCCGCCAACTGGCCGTGTTCTTCGTCTTTTCTGGGCTTTGGGGCGTGGCCGACGCCGTCTGGCAGACACAGAACAATG TGCTTTACGGTGTGCTGTTCGAGAAGGACAAGGAGGCCGCCTTCTCGAACTACCGCCTATGGGAGGCCCTGGGCTTCACCGTCGCGTTTGGGTACAGCACGTTCCTGTGTGTCAACGTCAAGCTCTACATCCTCCTGGGCGTCCTGAGCCTGGCCATGGTGGCGTACGGGACGGTGGAGCATCTGGAGGCCCAGAGCCTGGCCAGGCCAGCTGCCACAGAACAGAAAAAGCCAGCAGAGGAGGCGGTTATGGAGACGGCCATGTGA
- the UNC93A gene encoding protein unc-93 homolog A isoform X1: MERSLRNVLVVSFGFLLLFTAYGGLQSLQSSLYSEEGLGVTALSTLYGGVLLSSMFLPPLLIKKFGCKWTIVLSMCCYVAFSLGNFYASWYTLIPTSIVLGLGAAPLWSAQCTYLTIMGNTQAEKVGKVGRDVVNQYFGIFFFIFQSSSVWGNLISSLVFGQTPTQEAIPEEQLLFCGASDCLMATASTNSTQRPSQTLIYTLLGIYTGSGVLAVLLIAVFLEPIKDAQQEGEGEKKLPFWFTLLSTFRLLRDKRLRLLVLLPVYSGFEQAFLAGDYTRSYTTCALGIQFVGYVMICFSATNALCSVLYGRLSQHTGRITLYALGAVTHLSCIVALLLWRPDPRQLAVFFVFSGLWGVADAVWQTQNNVLYGVLFEKDKEAAFSNYRLWEALGFTVAFGYSTFLCVNVKLYILLGVLSLAMVAYGTVEHLEAQSLARPAATEQKKPAEEAVMETAM, translated from the exons ATGGAAAGAAGCCTGAGGAATGTCCTCGTGGTGTCTTTCGGGTTTCTGCTTCTCTTCACAGCCTACGGAGGCCTGCAGAGCCTGCAG AGCAGCCTATACAGCGAGGAAGGCCTGGGCGTGACGGCACTCAGCACGCTGTACGGCGGGGTGCTCCTGTCCTCCATGTTCCTCCCGCCGCTCCTGATTAAGAAGTTTGGCTGCAAGTGGACCATCGTCCTCTCCATGTGCTGCTACGTGGCCTTCTCCCTGGGCAACTTCTACGCCAGCTG GTACACCTTGATTCCCACCTCCATAGTGCTAGGTCTCGGAGCAGCCCCGCTGTGGTCCGCCCAGTGCACGTACCTCACCATCATGGGAAACACGCAAGCAGAGAAGGTGGGAAAAGTTGGCCGAGACGTGGTGAACCAGTATTTCGGCATCTTCTTTTTCATATTCCAGTCGTCCAGCGTGTGGGGCAACCTGATCTCATCGCTGGTGTTTGGCCAGACGCCCACGCAAG AGGCCATCCCTGAGGAGCAGCTCCTGTTCTGTGGGGCCAGTGACTGCCTGATGGCCACGGCGTCCACCAACAGCACGCAGCGTCCCTCGCAGACCCTCATCTACACGCTGCTTGGTATCTACACAG GCAGCGGTGTCCTGGCGGTCCTGCTCATAGCCGTGTTCCTCGAACCCATCAAGGACGCTCAGCAGGAaggtgaaggagagaagaaattacCTTTTTGGTTCACCCTCCTGTCGACCTTCAGGCTTCTTCGAGACAAGCGCCTTCGTCTGCTGGTGCTGCTGCCGGTGTACAGCGGGTTCGAGCAAGCCTTCCTCGCGGGCGACTACACCAGG TCCTACACCACCTGCGCCCTCGGGATCCAGTTTGTCGGGTACGTGATGATCTGCTTCTCGGCCACCAACGCACTGTGCTCCGTGCTGTACGGAAGGCTCTCCCAGCACACAGGCAGGATCACGCTCTACGCGCTGG GTGCAGTGACCCACCTGTCCTGCATTGTCGCCCTCTTGCTCTGGAGACCTGACCCCCGCCAACTGGCCGTGTTCTTCGTCTTTTCTGGGCTTTGGGGCGTGGCCGACGCCGTCTGGCAGACACAGAACAATG TGCTTTACGGTGTGCTGTTCGAGAAGGACAAGGAGGCCGCCTTCTCGAACTACCGCCTATGGGAGGCCCTGGGCTTCACCGTCGCGTTTGGGTACAGCACGTTCCTGTGTGTCAACGTCAAGCTCTACATCCTCCTGGGCGTCCTGAGCCTGGCCATGGTGGCGTACGGGACGGTGGAGCATCTGGAGGCCCAGAGCCTGGCCAGGCCAGCTGCCACAGAACAGAAAAAGCCAGCAGAGGAGGCGGTTATGGAGACGGCCATGTGA